The nucleotide window AAATATTATGTTTATAAAAATAATGGAAAAGGTCTAAAAACTTTTTCCATTAAGACTTTTTTACATAATCAAAAAAAATGCACTACGGAATATAAGTGCATTTTTATACATACTTTAATAAATCATACACTTCCCTCCGAAGTAGTTGCTAACGTTTTAAGGCAGGTTTCCTGGCTCGCGCTTCATCCTACTCCCTTGCCTTCCTTAAAAAATTAAGTGGCATAATAAGGTTTCGTATTCGCTTACAGTAGCGGGGGCTGCGTCGGACTCTCACCGAACTTCCCTTTTAACTTCTTTTTTTACAAAGAAGCACCTTAAAACTTACAAATATTAAATTAAAACTTCACTTTAATCTTTATTATAAAAATTTCAGCAAAAATTGTCAATAAAACCTAGGGTTTTGTCTAAAAATTACGAAAATATTTTTATCTCAATTTTTTACAAGAAATTGAAAATATTTAAATAAAATCAACTGGTATGATAATACATATAAATTATTTCACTTTTACTGCTGTACCGTAAACCAATAGCTCAGCTGCTCCCTGCATTATTGCTGAAGTCGCAAACCTAATATTCACAACTGCATTTGCCCCTTTTTCCTGAGCTTGTTTTACCATTCTGTCTATAGCAACTTGTCTTGCTTCATCTAACATTTCTGTGTATTGTGTTATTTCACCTCCAACTATAGTTTTAAAACCTGCTAATATATCTTTTCCCAAATGTTTTGATTGAATCGTACTTCCTCTTACCAATCCCAATACCTCTACTATTTCTCTTCCTTTAACTTCTTCAGTGTTTACTAAAATCATTTTCATTACTCCTTTCTATTTGCAAATTTTTTTTATTATTATATTCTTCTCTTGCCAATCTCCACTGCTCTCTAGCTCTAATTTCTATATGTCTTTTTTTCTTTATATCTGGATTGCTTAATGCTTTATCAAACCACTTTATAGCCTCTTTATAATTACCAACTCTTCTGTTAAGTTCTCCTAAAAGATATAGAATCACTACTTCATTGTATTCTTCTTTATCTAATCTTTCTTTTGTATAAGCATTTTGAAATGCATCTATTGTAAATTTTAAAAATTCCTTTTCTCTTTCATCATTCATATATCTATAAAACCAAGCAAGTCTCAAACATACTTTTCCAATATTTATATATTTAGATTTTGACACCTGATAACATATCAATGCTAATTTATATACCTGTATAGCTTCTTCTAAATTTCTTTCTTTTCCATAACTTCTCTGCTTCCAACGTGAAGTTATAAACTTTACTATTTTTTCCTTTTCCAATTCATTTATTTTTGAAAAAGTACTTTCTAGTGCTGCATATCCGCAATTTGGACATACAAAAACGTTATAAAACAAAGGATTTTCACTTTTATAATAAGGACAAAAATCTTCATCTCTCTTAATAACTCTAATTGCTGAAGTTCTAACCTTTTTAGTAGTAAACTTCATTTTGCATATTGGACATTCAATTTCTCTATCATAAAAATGGTCTAATAATTGTTTGTTCATATATACACCTCTATTACTAATTTATTATTTGATTTTCTATTTTATCTTTTTCTTCAATACTTGTATCATCACTTTTTATCTTTTTAGTACCTTTTATAATCACTTCTTTGCTCGGCTTATAATAATCTTTTGAAATCAATTTTCTTTTTATTTCTCTTCCATTTTCATATATAATCATATATGAGGAAACTATATAGCCATTTCTACCTTTACTTTTAACTATCATTTTATCTTCTGGTAAATTTTCATCAAATAGTATCTCTGTATCTTTTTTGATAACTTTATCAATCTTGCTAATTAATTTTACTATCTGATTATTTTCCTTATGACCGTATATATTAACTGTCAACTTATTCCCCTTAACAAAACTCTGTATATAAATTGGATATTTAGTCGTATTTTGAAATTTAAAGTCCAGCACTCCATATGCCACAGTTGCATCAAGCCCCTTAGGAACATATGTAGAAGGAATGGTATGATTAACTCTTTCAATTACCTCAAGCTGACTTTTTAAAACACTATTATATATAGTACTAGAAACTTGACATACTCCTCCTCCTATACCGTCAATCAATTCTCCTTTATAAATCACAGGTGCTGCTTGATACCCATTGCTTATACTCCTAGGTCCAACTATTTTATTAAAAGAAAATATTTCACCGGGTAAAAGCACTGTTCCATCTAATGCTTTTGATGCTAAATATATATTGTGACTTCTTCCCTTTTTATTCAAATTAAAAATAGTCGTATGAGAACCTAATAAGTCTGTAATATAACTAAGCATTTCAGAAGTATATTTAGGATATACAGGCTTAACAACTAAATTAACTTCGACTAATTCATCATACTTTCTTTTTAATAATTCTCTCGTAATAATTTCTTTAGTCTTTTCTCTATCTAAAATCAGTCCAACGGCTTCATCTTTTATAACAAACTTTCCTTTTATACGCTTTATACTAGCTTCAACACAGGGTTTATTTATTTCTTTTTCAATAGCACTTAAAATTTTGTCTAATTTTCCAAAATCTAAAGAAGTCTTTATAGAAATATTATGAGGATTTTTAAAAAGCTCTAAAACAGTTTTGAATCTGTCTAATAAATTTCCTTTACGTCCTATTAAAAAAGCATCATTTATAGCTTTTTTTAAATCATACTTTAATCCAATCTCATTTCCTTTAAAAACCCATACTTTATCTTTATAATGCAGCATTAATTTGTCTTTACCATCTATATCTCCTATTTCATCTTCAACTTTATTTACTGCCTCAGCAACAGACAGTCCTCCTACATCAATATTTTCAACATATACACCATTATGAATTGAATCACTAAAAATCATAAATAAAGCTATCCCCACTGAAACTGAGCTAAAAAAAATTACGCTAAGCAAAACTATTAAAATACTAAAAATCTTCTCTTTGTTTTTATCTTTTTTTTCCTCAAATTTCATATTAACCTCCACAAGTTCAGGCAAATCTATTCCCTTATTAA belongs to Caminicella sporogenes DSM 14501 and includes:
- a CDS encoding YbjQ family protein, which translates into the protein MILVNTEEVKGREIVEVLGLVRGSTIQSKHLGKDILAGFKTIVGGEITQYTEMLDEARQVAIDRMVKQAQEKGANAVVNIRFATSAIMQGAAELLVYGTAVKVK
- a CDS encoding DUF2225 domain-containing protein, with the protein product MNKQLLDHFYDREIECPICKMKFTTKKVRTSAIRVIKRDEDFCPYYKSENPLFYNVFVCPNCGYAALESTFSKINELEKEKIVKFITSRWKQRSYGKERNLEEAIQVYKLALICYQVSKSKYINIGKVCLRLAWFYRYMNDEREKEFLKFTIDAFQNAYTKERLDKEEYNEVVILYLLGELNRRVGNYKEAIKWFDKALSNPDIKKKRHIEIRAREQWRLAREEYNNKKNLQIERSNENDFSKH
- a CDS encoding VanW family protein, with the translated sequence MKFEEKKDKNKEKIFSILIVLLSVIFFSSVSVGIALFMIFSDSIHNGVYVENIDVGGLSVAEAVNKVEDEIGDIDGKDKLMLHYKDKVWVFKGNEIGLKYDLKKAINDAFLIGRKGNLLDRFKTVLELFKNPHNISIKTSLDFGKLDKILSAIEKEINKPCVEASIKRIKGKFVIKDEAVGLILDREKTKEIITRELLKRKYDELVEVNLVVKPVYPKYTSEMLSYITDLLGSHTTIFNLNKKGRSHNIYLASKALDGTVLLPGEIFSFNKIVGPRSISNGYQAAPVIYKGELIDGIGGGVCQVSSTIYNSVLKSQLEVIERVNHTIPSTYVPKGLDATVAYGVLDFKFQNTTKYPIYIQSFVKGNKLTVNIYGHKENNQIVKLISKIDKVIKKDTEILFDENLPEDKMIVKSKGRNGYIVSSYMIIYENGREIKRKLISKDYYKPSKEVIIKGTKKIKSDDTSIEEKDKIENQIIN